A single region of the Brassica rapa cultivar Chiifu-401-42 chromosome A03, CAAS_Brap_v3.01, whole genome shotgun sequence genome encodes:
- the LOC103857367 gene encoding hydroxyacylglutathione hydrolase 2, mitochondrial, protein MQNISKASSAISFFRCSRNLASQPCVRQLHIRKGLVSRVMKLVSSPLRTLRGAGKSIRVSSFCSVSSSISSLQIEMVPCLKDNYAYILHDEDTGTVGVVDPSEAEPVIDSLQRSGRNLTYILNTHHHYDHTGGNLELKDRYGAKVIGSALDRDRIPGIDIALKDGDKWMFAGHEVHVMDTPGHTKGHISLYFPGSRAIFSGDTLFSLSCGKLFEGTPKQMLASLKKIISLPDDTSIYCGHEYTLSNSKFALSIEPNNQVLQSYAAHVAELRKKKLPTIPTTLKMEKACNPFLRSSNTDIRQALGISETADEAEALAIIREAKDNFKA, encoded by the exons atgcaaAACATCTCGAAAGCTTCCTCTGCTATCTCCTTCTTCCGATGCTCTAGG aaccTAGCAAGTCAGCCATGTGTGAGGCAGCTTCACATCCGAAAGGGTCTTGTCAGTAGAGTCATGAAGCTTGTCTCTTCACCTCTTAGGACTCTCCGCGGCGCTGGCAAATCTATTCGAGTCTCCAGTTTCTGCAGTGTCTCCTCCAGTATCTCCTCTTTGCAGATTGAGATG GTGCCTTGTCTTAAAGACAACTATGCTTACATTTTGCATGACGAGGATACTGGTACTGTTGGGGTGGTTGACCCTTCTGAAGCTGAACCTGTGATTGATTCTTTGCAGAGGAGTGGTCGGAACCTAACGTATATATTGAATACACATCATCATTATGATCATACTGGTGGCAATCTGGAATTGAAAGACAGGTACGGTGCAAAG GTGATTGGCTCAGCTTTAGATAGAGACCGGATACCTGGGATTGATATAGCCTTGAAGGATGGTGACAAGTGGATGTTTGCTGGTCATGAAGTCCATGTTATGGATACTCCTGGCCACACAAAAG GCCATATCAGCTTGTACTTTCCAGGATCACGAGCTATCTTCTCTGGGGACACCTTGTTTAGCTTATCTTGTGGTAAACTCTTTGAAGGTACCCCTAAGCAG ATGCTTGCTTCTCTCAAAAAGATCATTTCTTTACCAGATGACACAAGCATATACTGTGGTCATGAATATACACTG AGTAATTCCAAGTTTGCGTTGTCTATAGAGCCAAACAATCAAGTACTTCAGTCTTATGCAGCTCATGTTGCAGAGCTCCGTAAAAAGAAGTTACCTacg ATTCCGACAACATTGAAGATGGAGAAAGCTTGTAACCCATTCCTCCGCAGTTCGAATACAGATATTCGTCAGGCTTTAGGTATTTCAGAGACTGCAGATGAAGCAGAAGCTTTGGCTATTATCCGAGAAGCAAAGGATAATTTCAAAGCTTAG
- the LOC103857368 gene encoding delta-9 acyl-lipid desaturase 2, with amino-acid sequence MSVTSTMEENHRKKPSSSEKEAEKRRQRWAFWGRKWRRLDYFKLTASLFVHSMALLAPFYFSWSALWVTFLFYTIGGLGITVSYHRNLAHRSFKVPKWLEYLLAYCALLAIQGDPIDWVSTHRYHHQFTDSERDPHSPKEGFWFSHLLWIYDSAYLVSKCGRRTNVDDLKKQWFYRFLQKTVMFHILGLGLILFYLGGMSFVTWGMGVGAALEVHVTCLINSLCHVWGTRTWKTNDTSRNVWWLSVFSFGESWHNNHHAFESSARQGLEWWQIDLSWYIVRSLEIVGLAYDVKLPTESQRRRMAIVR; translated from the exons ATGTCCGTGACATCCACGATGGAGGAGAACCACCGTAAAAAGCCTTCTTCGTCGGAGAAAGAAGCGGAGAAGAGGAGACAGAGATGGGCGTTCTGGGGAAGAAAGTGGAGGAGATTAGACTATTTCAAACTAACAGCTTCACTGTTTGTGCATTCAATGGCTCTCTTGGCACCGTTTTATTTCAGCTGGTCTGCTCTTTGGGTAACGTTTTTGTTTTATACGATTGGTGGTCTTGGTATTACGGTGTCGTATCATCGGAACTTGGCTCACCGGAGTTTCAAAGTCCCTAAATGGCTGGAGTATCTCTTAGCCTACTGTGCCCTTCTCGCCATCCAG gGAGATCCGATTGATTGGGTGAGTACTCATCGATATCATCACCAGTTTACAGATTCAGAAAGAGATCCACATAGTCCGAAGGAAGGCTTTTGGTTTAGTCATCTTCTATGGATTTATGATTCTGCATATCTTGTTTCAAAG TGTGGAAGAAGAACAAACGTGGATGATTTGAAGAAGCAATGGTTCTATAGGTTTCTTCAAAAAACGGTGATGTTTCACATTCTAGGACTTGGTCTCATTCTCTTCTATCTTGGTGGCATGTCCTTCGTTACTTGGGGAATG GGTGTAGGAGCAGCGTTGGAGGTGCACGTGACATGCCTCATCAACTCCCTCTGCCACGTTTGGGGCACTCGGACATGGAAAACCAATGACACTTCTCGTAATGTTTG gtGGTTATCTGTGTTTTCATTTGGGGAAAGTTGGCACAACAATCACCATGCGTTCGAGTCGTCGGCGAGACAAGGGCTTGAATGGTGGCAAATAGACCTTTCTTGGTACATTGTTCGGTCTCTTGAGATTGTTGGTTTAGCATATGATGTGAAACTCCCAACGGAATCTCAACGACGTCGGATGGCTATTGTTCGTTGA
- the LOC117132730 gene encoding uncharacterized protein LOC117132730, whose product MKRQIVLVIILVVIFLIVLDVTQVEARRMRPFPDAVDEIKLLFQALQRGPVTGSGPNGCTNIPRGSGRCRNG is encoded by the coding sequence ATGAAGAGACAAATAGTGCTCGTAATTATCTTAGTTGTTATTTTCCTTATTGTCTTGGACGTTACGCAAGTTGAAGCCAGGCGCATGAGGCCTTTCCCGGACGCTGTCGATGAGATCAAACTACTGTTTCAGGCGTTGCAAAGAGGTCCGGTCACTGGCTCTGGTCCGAACGGTTGCACCAATATTCCTCGCGGTTCAGGGAGGTGCCGCAACGGCTAA
- the LOC103857373 gene encoding gamma-secretase subunit APH1-like: MTVAAGIGYALLALGPSLSLFVSVISRKPFLILTLLSSTLVWLVSLIVLSGLWRPFLPLKANVWWPYTLLVLSSVCFQEALRFLFWKLYMRLEDVLDSFADRISRPRLFLTDKLQIALAGGLGHGVAHAVFFCLSLLTPAFGPATFYVDRCSKVPFFLVSAIIALAFVTIHTFSMVIAFEGYAKGNKVDQVIVPVIHLSAGMLTLVNFASEGCVIGVPLLYLVASLTLLHCGKMVWQRLIESRNQSGPTLR, encoded by the exons ATGACGGTCGCGGCGGGGATAGGCTACGCGCTTCTTGCTCTAGGACCGTCTCTTTCACTCTTCGTCTCCGTCATCTCCAGAAAGCCCTTTCTCATCCTCACTCTTCTCTCCAG TACGTTGGTGTGGCTTGTGAGTCTGATCGTCTTGTCGGGACTGTGGAGGCCTTTCCTTCCTCTCAAAGCCAATGTGTGGTGGCCTTATACTTTACTTGTTCTCTCCTCTGTTTGCTTCCAGGAAGCTCTTCGCTTTCTTTTCTGGAAGCTTTACAT GAGGCTTGAAGATGTCTTGGATTCCTTTGCGGATCGGATCTCTAGGCCCCGCTTGTTTCTCACTGATAAGCTTCAGATTGCTCTCG CTGGGGGTTTAGGTCATGGTGTGGCTCAtgctgttttcttttgtttgagcCTCTTAACTCCCGCATTTGGTCCAGCCACATTCTATGTCGACAGATGTTCGAAGGTCCCATTCTTTCTCGTCTCTG CGATCATTGCTCTTGCATTTGTCACGATCCACACATTCTCCATGGTCATTGCTTTCGAAGGGTATGCAAAAGGGAACAAAGTAGATCAAGTTATAGTTCCAGTCATACACCTTTCTGCTGGAATGTTG ACATTGGTGAATTTTGCATCGGAAGGCTGTGTGATCGGTGTTCCTCTTCTTTACCTTGTGGCATCATTGACTCTTCTGCATTGTGGAAAGATGGTTTGGCAAAGACTGATCGAAAGCCGGAACCAAAGTGGCCCGACCTTACGGTGA
- the LOC103857369 gene encoding probable fructokinase-1, which translates to MAPTGEKPLIVSFGEMLIDFVPTESGVSLAEAPGFLKAPGGAPANVAIAVSRLGGRSAFVGKLGDDEFGHMLAGILRKNGVADQGINFDTGARTALAFVTLKADGDREFMFYRNPSADMLLRPDELDLELIRSAKVFHYGSISLIVEPCRSAHLKAMEVAKEAGALLSYDPNLREPLWPSKEEAKTQIMSIWDKAEIIKVSDVELEFLTGSNKIDDETAMSLWHPNLKLLLVTLGEKGCRYYAKNFRGSVDPFHVNAVDTTGAGDSFVGALLNKIADDHSILEDEERLRKVLRFANACGAITTTKKGAIPALPSEAEVLSFLEKK; encoded by the exons ATGGCACCCACCGGCGAGAAACCCCTCATCGTCAGCTTCGGCGAGATGCTCATCGACTTCGTCCCCACCGAGTCCGGCGTCTCCCTCGCCGAAGCTCCTGGCTTCCTCAAAGCCCCCGGCGGCGCCCCCGCCAACGTCGCCATCGCCGTCTCCCGCCTCGGCGGACGATCAGCCTTCGTCGGAAAGCTCGGCGACGACGAGTTCGGCCACATGCTGGCCGGGATCCTGCGGAAAAACGGCGTCGCCGATCAGGGCATCAACTTCGATACCGGAGCTAGAACCGCCTTGGCGTTCGTGACGTTGAAGGCCGACGGAGATCGGGAGTTTATGTTTTACCGGAATCCTAGCGCCGATATGCTCCTCCGTCCCGATGAGCTCGACCTCGAGCTCATCAGATCC GCTAAAGTGTTTCACTATGGATCAATAAGCTTAATAGTGGAGCCATGTAGGTCGGCTCACTTGAAAGCCATGGAAGTGGCGAAAGAAGCGGGAGCTCTTCTTTCCTACGACCCAAACCTCAGGGAGCCTCTGTGGCCATCGAAGGAAGAAGCCAAGACACAGATCATGAGCATCTGGGACAAGGCTGAGATCATCAAGGTTAGCGACGTTGAGCTTGAGTTTCTAACTGGAAGCAACAAGATCGATGATGAGACCGCAATGTCCTTGTGGCATCCCAACTTGAAGCTCTTGCTTGTTACTCTCGGTGAAAAAGGTTGCCGGTATTACGCCAAG AACTTCCGTGGATCCGTTGACCCTTTCCATGTGAACGCTGTGGATACAACCGGAGCTGGAGATTCCTTTGTAGGTGCCCTCCTAAACAAGATTGCCGATGATCACTCCATTCTCGAG GACGAAGAGAGATTGCGAAAGGTGCTAAGATTCGCAAACGCTTGTGGAGCAATCACCACAACAAAAAAAGGAGCTATTCCAGCTCTTCCTTCAGAAGCTGAAGTTCTCAGCTTTcttgaaaagaaatga
- the LOC103857372 gene encoding uncharacterized protein LOC103857372, protein MACTIDFRCLDEGFGGKTAKRKRESQEQAAADADEASMDIDSALPPSAKRSAVASSEDPDKPVAAVAIGRPTYDGVIAGKVSGRNWKAPRTHRSSGRFVRNKGPDLEEMKRQREIKKAYRERKNELKEEIRSHKVEKRKKKEEREKRKAENVLRTGTKLQKITNPKTLKKIAKSKQRKHLKVIPDEVVNGNKKSNNI, encoded by the coding sequence atggctTGCACCATAGATTTCCGGTGCCTCGACGAAGGATTCGGCGGCAAAACCGCCAAACGCAAACGCGAATCTCAGGAACAAGCCGCCGCCGACGCCGATGAAGCCTCGATGGACATCGATTCCGCACTCCCTCCATCCGCGAAACGCAGCGCCGTCGCCTCCTCGGAAGATCCAGACAAGCCTGTTGCCGCCGTGGCCATCGGGAGACCGACGTACGACGGCGTTATCGCCGGGAAAGTATCGGGGCGGAACTGGAAGGCGCCGCGGACTCACAGGTCGTCGGGGAGGTTCGTGAGGAACAAGGGGCCGGATCTGGAGGAGATGAAGAGGCAGAGGGAGATCAAGAAGGCGTACAGGGAGAGGAAGAACGAGCTCAAGGAGGAGATTAGGAGTCACAAGgtggagaagaggaagaagaaggaagagagGGAGAAGAGGAAGGCGGAGAATGTTTTGAGGACGGGGACGAAGCTTCAGAAGATTACGAATCCCAAGACGTTGAAGAAGATTGCCAAGTCGAAGCAGAGGAAGCATCTTAAAGTGATTCCTGATGAGGTGGTGAACGGGAACAAGAAGAGTAATAATATTTAG